The following is a genomic window from Pseudomonas purpurea.
CTGGCATTGAAAGAAGACGGCGGCGCCGACAAGTTCGACATCGTCGTGCCTTCGCTGTCGATCCTGGCCGAGCCGCCGGTGGCGGTCGTCGACAAGAATGCCGAGAAGAAGGGCAACGAGCAGATCGCCGAGGCCTACCTCAAGCACCTGTACAGCCCGGCCGGCCAGGAGATCGCGGCGAAGAACTTCTACCGCCCGCGTGACAAGGACGTGGCAGCCAAGTACGCCAAGCAGTTCCCGACACTGGACCTGGTGACCATCGACAAGGATTTCGGTGGCTGGAAAACCGCCCAACCGAAATTCTTCAATGACGGTGGCGTGTTCGACCAGATCTACACCGCGCAATAACGCCGTGAGGCGCGTTGCCCAGTAGCTTGCGCAGAGCCCGGAATTCGCTTCCGGGCTTCGTGCGTTAACCGTGTTCAACCAAGGACTTTTATGTCGCGTCGTATCTCCCCCGTCATACCCGGCTTCGGGCTGACGCTGGGCTACACCTTGGTGTACCTCAGCCTGATTGTGCTCATTCCCCTGGCAGCGATGTTCGTGCATGCCGCCCAACTCACCTGGGACCAGTTCTGGGCCATCATCTCGGCACCCCGTGTGCTGGCGGCGTTGAAGCTCAGTTTCGGCACCGCGCTGTGTGCCGCGATCATCAACGGCATCATCGGCACGCTGCTGGCCTGGGTGCTGGTGCGCTACACCTTCCCGGGGCGCAAAGTCATCGACGCGATGATCGACTTGCCGTTCGCATTGCCGACGGCCGTGGCCGGTATCGCGTTGACCGCGCTGTACGCGCCCAACGGGCTGGTGGGTCAGTTTGCAGCGGACCTGGGTTTCAAGATCGCCTACACCCCCCTGGGCATCACCCTGGCACTGACGTTCGTTACACTTCCATTCGTGGTACGTACCGTACAGCCAGTATTGGCCGATATCCCGCGTGAAATCGAAGAAGCCGCCGCGTGCCTGGGGGCCAAACCGTTGCAGGTTTTCCGCTACATCCTGCTGCCGGCCTTGCTTCCTGCCTGGCTGACCGGCTTCGCCCTGGCGTTTGCCCGTGGCGTCGGTGAGTACGGTTCGGTGATTTTCATCGCCGGTAACATGCCGATGAAAACCGAAATCCTGCCGCTGCTGATTATGGTCAAGCTCGACCAGTACGATTACACCGGTGCTACTTCCATTGGCGTGTTGATGCTGGTGGTTTCCTTCGTCCTGTTGCTGCTGATCAACTTGTTGCAGCGGCGCATCGAAACCCCATAAGGAGGCGCGGAACATGTCCCAATCGTCTATTTCCGCTGCGTCTTCGGCCAACGCGGCTCGCCGTGGCAGCGCCACGGCACGGCGAGTACTGATCGCTCTCGGCTGGTTGATCTTTGCCCTGTTCCTGTTGCTGCCACTGCTGATCGTGGTGTCCCAGGGGCTGAAACTGGGCCTCGGTGCGTTCTTCACCGCGATCTTTGAACCCGACGCCTTGTCGGCCTTGAAACTCACGGTCATCGCCGTGCTGATTTCGGTGCCGCTGAACCTGGTGTTCGGCGTCAGCGCGGCCTGGTGTGTGAGCAAGTATTCGTTCCGTGGCAAGAGCATGCTGGTGACGCTGATCGACTTGCCGTTCTCGGTGTCGCCGGTGATTGCGGGTCTGGTCTACGTGCTGATGTTTGGCGCCCAGGGTTTCTTCGGCCCGTGGTTGCAGGACCACGACATTCAGATCGTCTTCGCCCTGCCGGGCATCGTGCTGGCGACGATTTTCGTCACCGTGCCCTTCGTCGCTCGTGAGCTGATCCCGTTGATGCAGGAGCAGGGCACGCAGGAAGAGGAAGCCGCGCGGCTGCTGGGTGCCAACGGTTGGCAGATGTTCTGGCATGTGACCGTGCCCAACATCAAGTGGGGCCTGATCTACGGCGTGGTGTTGTGTACTGCGCGGGCGATGGGCGAGTTCGGTGCGGTGTCGGTGGTGTCCGGGCACATTCGCGGGGTGACCAACACCTTGCCGCTGCACGTCGAGATCCTCTACAACGAATACAACCACGTCGCCGCGTTTGCCGTTGCGAGCCTGTTGCTGATCCTGGCGCTCTTCATCCTGCTGCTCAAGCAGTGGAGCGAGTCCCGTATTAACCGCCTGCGCGCCAGCGCCGCGGAGGAATAAGTCATGTCGATCGAAGTCCGTAATGTCAGCAAGAATTTCAACGCCTTCAAGGCGCTGAACAGCATCAACCTGGACATCCACAGCGGCGAGCTGGTGGCATTGCTCGGCCCGTCCGGCTGTGGCAAAACCACTTTGCTGCGGATCATCGCCGGGCTGGAAACCCCCGACGACGGCAGCATCGTGTTCCACGGTGAAGACGTGTCCGGGCACGATGTGCGTGATCGCAACGTCGGGTTTGTGTTCCAGCACTACGCCTTGTTTCGCCACATGACGGTGTTCGACAACGTCGCGTTCGGCCTGCGCATGAAGCCGAAAAACCAGCGTCCGAGTGAAAGCCAGATCGCGGTCAAAGTGCATGAATTGCTGAACATGGTTCAACTCGACTGGCTGTCGGATCGCTACCCGGAACAACTCTCTGGCGGTCAGCGTCAGCGTATCGCCCTGGCCCGTGCCCTGGCGGTGGAGCCGAAAGTGTTGTTGCTCGACGAGCCGTTCGGCGCCCTCGACGCCAAGGTTCGTAAAGAGCTGCGCCGCTGGCTCGCACGCCTGCACGAAGACATCAACCTGACCTCGGTGTTCGTGACCCATGACCAGGAAGAAGCGATGGAAGTGGCCGACCGCATCGTGGTGATGAACAAGGGAGTGATCGAGCAGATCGGCTCACCGGGTGACGTTTACGAAAACCCGGCCAGCGACTTTGTGTATCACTTCCTCGGCGACTCGAACCGTCTGCACCTGGGTGAAGACAACCACGTGCTGTTCCGTCCCCATGAAGTGTCGCTGTCGCGCACTGAACTGGAAGACCACCACGCGGCCGAGGTACGCGACATCCGTCCGTTGGGCGCGACTACCCGCGTCACCTTGAAGGTTGAAGGCCAGAGCGAACTGATCGAAGCCGAAGTGGTGAAGGACCACGACAGCCTGACCGGCCCTGGCGCGTGGCGAGACGCTGTTCTTCAAACCGAAGGTCTGGCAGAAACACGCGAGCCTCTAACAGCCAAAACTTCGTCGGATCGCCGCTCCCACAGGGTCTGTACTGACCTGTGGCGAGGGAGCAAGCTCCCGCTCGGCTGCGCAGCAGTCGCAAAGCAAGCCCCTTGTCCTGCCTGAAAAACGCGGTTGCTGGTTTTAGGACGGCTTCGCAGGCCAGCGGGAGCAAGCGCCCTCGCCACACAGCGTCTTATGTTGCTGCGTTTTTCTGGCGCAAACGCACCCCTCCGGCCCGCGCCTCGATCTGTTCCTTGAGGTCATGCCGCCACCCCAGCAAAAACGCCAACTCCGCCACCACAAACAACGGCCCGACTATCAGCCCCGTCACGTCATCGACAAACGCCGGTTTGCGCCCTTCGTAGTAATGGCCGACAAACTGGATCGCCCAGCCCATCACAAACATCGCGACGCCACTGGCGAGCCAGACGAACGTACTCTGCTGCGCGAGTACATGGCCTAGCCAAACGGACAGGCCGAGCAGCACCGTCATTACCCCGCCAAGGCGCCTTTCCAGGCGCAAATAGAACCCCGCCGAGGCCAGCGCCACGAGCACCGCTGGCGACAGCCAGAGCCCGGCCAGCGGCCATTCCGGCCGTGACAGCAGTACCGTGACAGCGACCACGATCAGCGGAATGCCAATGAAGTGGCTGGCGATGTTGCGCGGGTCACGGTGGTAAGCGGCGTATTGACTGAGGTGGTCAACGAGGCTTTTCATGGTGCTTGCTCCTGTAGGGACGCCGATCATGCCGCTGTGCGCGGTCGCTGCTCTGTCAGCCAGACGACAATCAACCCGGAGATTTCATGGATATGCAGGCCTGGCGGTCACGCCTGATGAGCGGTCAGTGGTTCAGCCATTTGCCGTCCTTGCTACAGGATAGTCTGCTGGCCATGGCCCGCGTGCGGCGCCTGTCACCGGGCCAGCGGCTGTTCAAGCGCGGCGATTCGCCGTGTGGCCTGTACGCCGTGCTTGAAGGCGCGGTGCGGGTCGGGGCGGTGAACGAGCAGGGCAAGGAGGCGCTGCTGAGCGTGATCGAACCGCCGCACTGGTTCGGTGAAATCTGCCTGTTCGACGGCCAGCCGCGCACCCACGATGCTGTCGGTGTGGGCCACAGCATCCTGCTGCACATTCCGCAATCGGCGTTGCTGGCCCTGCTCGACGAACAACCGCAGCACTGGCAACCACTGGCGCTGCTGATGAGCCACAAACTGCGCCTGACCTTCATCAATCTCGAACAGTTGGCCTTGCTGCCCGCCCCGGCCCGGGTGGCGCACCGCTTGCTGATGATCGCCGACGGCTACGGCGAACTCGAACCGGCGCGGCGCGTTCTGCAACTGCCCCAGGAGCAACTGGCGTTGTTGTTGTCGCTGTCGCGCCAAACCACCAACCAGATCCTCAAGGACCTCGAAAGCCAGGGCATTCTCAACCTCGGTTACGGCGAGATCGAGATCCTCGACACCGAACGGTTACGGGCGTTGGCCACAATCTAACGGCAACCACTGACCCCTGTGGGAATGTGTTGAAGGTTGTGATGGGCAATCAAGCCAAACACGCCTAGCCTGTACCTCTGAATAATCGAGGTGTGCCATGCGTTTGCTGTTAGTGGAAGACGAACCCGAGGTCGCGAAGCTTCTGGCCCAGGGGTTGAGCGAGGCCGGTTACACAGTGGATGTGGCGGACAACGGCATGGCCGGTCGACGCTTCATCGAAGCGCAGGCGTACGATCTGATCATCCTCGATGTGATGCTGCCCGGCCTCAACGGCTGGCAGTTGCTGCAACAGATCCGCCAGCTCGGGGCCACGCCGGTGCTGTTTCTGACCACCACCGACGGCATCGAAGACCGGTTGCGCGGGCTGGAACTGCATGACGACGACTACTTGCTCAAGCCGTTTGCGGTGAGTGAATTGGTGGCGCGGGTGCGCAAGTTGTTGCGGCGTGATCGGGGCCGGTAAAACCAACTCATCCTCCGAAACGGTTACCGCATCCCATCCCGAAACTGCCCCGGCGTCATCCCGGTCCAGCGCTTGAATGCGCGGCTGAAGCTGCTGGTGTCGGCAAATCCCAGTAAATAACTGATCTCGCTCAACGAGCACTGCGGATCGCGCAGGTGCAGCAGCGCGAGGTTTTCGCGGCACTCGTTGAGCAACGTGTCGAAGCGGCAACCTTCGTCGGCCAGATGCCGCTGCAGGCTGCGCAGGCTCAGGTGCAAAGCCTGGGCGATGCGCTCGGCGCCGGGTTCGCCTTCCGGCAATTGCGCTTCGATGGCGCCGCGTACCTTGCGTTCCCACGTCAGCGGTTTGAGCTGCGCGAGGGTGCGGTTGAGCACCGTTTCGTTGTGCTCGGCCAGTTCCGGGTTGGCGTCGTCCAGGTGGCTGTCGAAATCGGCGAGGGCAAACTCCAGCCGGTCCTCGTCGGCGCCGAAGTGGATCGGTGCGCGAAACACCGTGTGCCACTGTTTCGGGTCTGCCGGTTCAGGGCGGCGCAGGTACACCGCCAGTGGCGCGTAATCGCGGCCGAGGCGGTTGCGACAGGTGCGCACATAAATCGCCGCAAACGCGTCAATGGCTTCGGGCGCTGGCGTCGGGCTGCCTTCGGGGACTTTCAGGATGAAGCAGTAGCGATCTTCGCCGCGAATCAGCGCCAGCTCCAGCGCGTCGCTGACCACCTGGTGATACCGCACGATGCGCTCGAACACTTCGCGCAGGCTGCCGCTGGCCACCAGCGCGTAACCCAATGCGTGAAACGTGGTCGGGCTGACGAAGCGCGACACCCGCAAGCCGATGGCCGGATCGCCGCTGACCTGCACCGCCAGTTCCCACAAACGAGTGGTGGCGGACAGCGGGTAGCGGGCGTTGGGGTCGTCCATCAACTGCGGGTCGAGCCCGGCCTGTTGGCACAATGTGCCGCTGTCGAAACCCAGGGCGTCGAGTTGTTTGCGCAAGGCGCGGGTCCAGCTGGCGAGGGAGGTGGGTTCAATCATGATGATTGGCGCTTCCAGTCAACAGGTTGGCGTTCACAGCTAGCACTGCACAGGAAGACACAGGGCAGGATGCGAACATCAATAACCAGAGGATGGAAGCATGCACGGTACTTCTGCAAGTCCCGAACGACTGAATGCAGCGCAGCGATCAGCACATATTCGTGAAGTGGTGCTGGCGCGCGGTGTCGAGTTGCGTGAGCGCTACCCGCTGCTCAAGCATCAGGATGCGTTGGGCGCGGGCATTCTGGCCTTCGCCCTGGCCGGGATGCTCGGCTCGGCGGCGCTGTACATGACCGGGCACATGGCGTGGTGGGTATGCCTGCTGCTGAATGCATTTTTTGCGTCGCTGACCCATGAGCTGGAACACGACCTGATCCACAGCATGTATTTCCGCAAGCAGCGTGTGCCGCACAACCTGATGATGGGGTTGGTCTGGCTGGCGCGACCGAGCACCATCAATCCGTGGATTCGTCGCCACCTGCACCTCAACCATCACAAGGTGTCCGGCAGCGAAACCGACATGGAAGAACGCGCCATCACCAACGGCGAGCCCTGGGGCATTGCGCGGTTGCTGATGGTGGGCGACAACGTGATGTCGGCGTTCATCCGCCTGCTGCGCGCCAAGACCCGGGCGCACAAATTCAGCATCGTCAAACGCACCCTGAAGGTCTACGCGCCATTGGCGCTGATGCATTGGGGCGCGTGGTACCTGTTCCTGGGTTTTCATGCCGCCAACGGCATCGCGTATTTACTGGGAACGTCGGTGGAGTGGTCAGCAACCACGCTGTCGGTGATGCAGGTGATCGACATTGCGGCGGTGGTGATCATCGGACCGAACGTGCTGCGCACTTTTTGCCTGCACTTCATCAGCTCGAACATGCACTACTACGGCGACATCGAACCGGGCAACGTGATCCAGCAAACCCAAGTGCTCAACCCGTGGTGGATGTGGCCGTTGCAGGCGTTTTGCTTCAACTTCGGCAGCAGCCACGGCATCCATCACTTTGTGGTGAAAGAACCGTTTTACCTGCGCCAGATGACCGTGCCGGTGGCGCACAAAGTGATGCGCGAAATGGGCGTGCGCTTCAACGATTTCGGCACGTTTGCACGGGCGAACCGGTTTGTGCGCAAGGATGAGGTTCAGGGTGGAACCGTGGAAGGTGTGCGCACGTGATTGCGGCCTCAATCCGGCTGAAACGGCAAAGCACTGAGGATCACGCCAGTCACCTCCACGTCAGCAAGCAATGAACGTCAGCGGCAGGTCGCGGATCTGCTCGGGAATGGGCGGTTGGTAGTGATCGTTGCTGGTCAGTTCGTGCAGCAGCTCTTCGCGCAATTGATGGAAGTCGAAACTGCTGCGCTGGCGCGGATGGGGCAGGGCGATCTCGACGACTTGTTTGATCCGTCCGGGGCGCGGCTCCATCACCACCACGCGGTCGGCGAGGAAGATCGCTTCTTCCACGTCATGGGTGACCAGCACCGTAGTAATGCTTGCCCGGCTGCGAATCGCCAGCAGTTCGTCCTGCATCTGTTGACGGGTCAACGCATCGAGGGCGCCGAAGGGTTCGTCGAGTAGCAGAATCCGTGGGCTGGCCACCAACCCGCGAGCAATGGCGACTCGCTGCGCCATGCCGCCGGACAGTTGATGCGGGTAGGCGCGGGTGAAGTCGGTGAGGCCCACCAACTCAATGAAATCGCCAATGCGCTTTTGTCGCTGGGCAGCGCTCAGCGGTTCGTTGACCAGGCCCAGGCCAATGTTTTCTTCGACCGTCAGCCACGGGAACAAACGGTGTTCCTGGAACACGATACCGCGCTCCCCGCCGATGCCGGAGATGGCTTTTGCGTCGACGCTGATGCGCCCGCGAAACTGGGTGTCCAGCCCTACCAACAAGCGCAGCAAGGTGGATTTTCCGCAGCCGCTGGAGCCGACAATCGCGACGAATTCGCCCTCGGCAATGTCCAGGTTGAATTCGTGAATCGCCTCCAGCTCAAAGCCGTCGACGTCGAAGGTTTTGCCCACATGGTTGAAGCTGACAATCGGTGCGGTCATACGTGCCTCCAGCGCGTGGCGCGGGTTTCAATGTGTTGGCCAATCAGGTTGAGCAGGGCGCCGGTCAGGCCCACCAGCAACATGCCGGCCATGATCAGGTCCATGCGCAGCAGTTGCTGGGCGCCGATCATCTGGCTGCCGATGCCGCCGTTGGACGGCATGAAATATTCGGCGCCGATGGTGCCGAGCCAGGCGTAGATCAGGCCCAGGCGCAACCCGGCGAATATCCCCGGCGCGGCGCCCGGCAGGATCAACCGGCGCAGGCGTTGGCCGAGGCTCAAGCGCAGGACTTGCGCGGCTTCGTTGAGCTGCGGTGAGAGGTTGGCGACGCTGCGCTGGGTAGCAATGAACAGCGGGAAGAACGCCGCGAGGGCAACGAACACCCACTTGGCCAGTTCCCCCAGACCGAACCACGCCGTGAGCAGCGGCACCCAGGCGAAAATCGCGATCTGGCGGATGGCCGCGAGGGTCGGGCCGAGCAGGCGTTCGCTGACCGATGACAACCCCAGCAACAGCCCCAGCCCGAACCCGAGACCACCACCCAGCGCCAGCCCGCCGAGGGTGCGGCCCAGGCTCAGCGCCATGCCGCCGAGCAGCGTGCCATCGAGCAACCCGTGGCCGGTGGTCTGGAGCACCGCCCAGGGGCTGACCAGAATGTTCGCATCGACCCACTGCTGATCCACCGCAACTTGCCACAGCGTCAGCAGGGCCAGTGGCAGCAGCCACGATTGCAGGCGCTGCCAGCCTTGATAGCGCGGGCCGCGACGGATTTCAGCGGTGGCCGGGTGCGGCCAGTGCACCAGTTGGCGATCCAGCAGGCCGATGCCACGGTCCATCGCCACGCCCAACACGCCGATCACCACGATGCAGACGAAAACAATGTCGAGCATGAACAACTGCCGCGCCCAGACCATCAGGTAGCCAATGCCTTCGCTGGATGCCAGCAATTCAACCGCCAGCAATGACGTCCACCCGGCCGCCAGCGCCAGCCGTACACCGGCCATGAACGCCGGCAGTGCGGCGGGCAGTATCAGCCGTCGAATCAGCAGCCTGGGCGGTAAGCGCAATACGGCTGCGGCTTCGCGCAGTTTCGGTTGGGCATCGCGCACGCCGACCAGTGTGTGCAGGGTCACCGGCACTACGATGGCTTTGATCAGCACCACCAGTTTCAACACTTCGCCGATGCCGAAAAACACCATGAACAGTGGAACCCACGCCAGCGTCGGGACTTGCGCCAGCGCGGCGAAGGTCGGGAACACCAGGCGTTCAAAACGCTGGCTGAAACCCAGTGCGGCACCGAACACAGCACCTGCGCCGATCCCCGTGAGCAAGCCCCAGAACAACCGCTGAAGGCTGATCGCCAAGTGGCTCCACAGTTCGCCACCGGACAGCTCGACCGCGCTGCTCCAGACCAGCGACGGTGCGGGCAGGATCTGCTCGCTCATCCAGTGATAACGGCTGGCCAGCCACCACAGCGTGAACAGACTGATCGGCAGCAGCCACGGCAGCAGGCGTTGGTTCAGGCTTGGCCACAAGCGCCGGGCGTTTAACGAGGGTGCGGCCAGCGGCAGGCTCAGCAGGGAAACACGGGCCATGAAGGGACCTCCGTTGGTGACCTTGTGGAGCGGGCTTGCTCGCGAAGGCGATGTAACAACCGACATCAATGCTGGATGTGATGGCCTCTTCGCGGGCAAGCCTCGCTCCTACAGGATTTAGGCTCATGCAAAATGGATCTATGAAATTTAAAAACGATGCTTTTTGGAGATAAGAAAAGCCATTTAAGGCCTGCTGCTTCCACGCATCCAATGCATTCGAAGAATATTTTCGATGCTGTTTTTGCATACCGCGTCAGGACGTACGTTTTAGCGGGTATATGTTTTTTAGTTATTAAATTGTTATTTTTTAGTATTTAAATGTTTGGATCGACTGTGCCTACTTTTGGCTCCTCAACGCCCGCCGTGATCAGGAGCTGCCCCCATGAACTTTCCCTTCAAACGCGTTATCAATCTGTTCGCTGCGGGTGTGCTCGCCGGTCTGGCGCTGAACGCCAGCGCGGTCGA
Proteins encoded in this region:
- the cysT gene encoding sulfate ABC transporter permease subunit CysT, yielding MSRRISPVIPGFGLTLGYTLVYLSLIVLIPLAAMFVHAAQLTWDQFWAIISAPRVLAALKLSFGTALCAAIINGIIGTLLAWVLVRYTFPGRKVIDAMIDLPFALPTAVAGIALTALYAPNGLVGQFAADLGFKIAYTPLGITLALTFVTLPFVVRTVQPVLADIPREIEEAAACLGAKPLQVFRYILLPALLPAWLTGFALAFARGVGEYGSVIFIAGNMPMKTEILPLLIMVKLDQYDYTGATSIGVLMLVVSFVLLLLINLLQRRIETP
- the cysW gene encoding sulfate ABC transporter permease subunit CysW; translated protein: MSQSSISAASSANAARRGSATARRVLIALGWLIFALFLLLPLLIVVSQGLKLGLGAFFTAIFEPDALSALKLTVIAVLISVPLNLVFGVSAAWCVSKYSFRGKSMLVTLIDLPFSVSPVIAGLVYVLMFGAQGFFGPWLQDHDIQIVFALPGIVLATIFVTVPFVARELIPLMQEQGTQEEEAARLLGANGWQMFWHVTVPNIKWGLIYGVVLCTARAMGEFGAVSVVSGHIRGVTNTLPLHVEILYNEYNHVAAFAVASLLLILALFILLLKQWSESRINRLRASAAEE
- a CDS encoding Mpo1-like protein; this translates as MKSLVDHLSQYAAYHRDPRNIASHFIGIPLIVVAVTVLLSRPEWPLAGLWLSPAVLVALASAGFYLRLERRLGGVMTVLLGLSVWLGHVLAQQSTFVWLASGVAMFVMGWAIQFVGHYYEGRKPAFVDDVTGLIVGPLFVVAELAFLLGWRHDLKEQIEARAGGVRLRQKNAAT
- a CDS encoding Crp/Fnr family transcriptional regulator → MDMQAWRSRLMSGQWFSHLPSLLQDSLLAMARVRRLSPGQRLFKRGDSPCGLYAVLEGAVRVGAVNEQGKEALLSVIEPPHWFGEICLFDGQPRTHDAVGVGHSILLHIPQSALLALLDEQPQHWQPLALLMSHKLRLTFINLEQLALLPAPARVAHRLLMIADGYGELEPARRVLQLPQEQLALLLSLSRQTTNQILKDLESQGILNLGYGEIEILDTERLRALATI
- a CDS encoding response regulator — its product is MRLLLVEDEPEVAKLLAQGLSEAGYTVDVADNGMAGRRFIEAQAYDLIILDVMLPGLNGWQLLQQIRQLGATPVLFLTTTDGIEDRLRGLELHDDDYLLKPFAVSELVARVRKLLRRDRGR
- a CDS encoding AraC family transcriptional regulator, whose amino-acid sequence is MIEPTSLASWTRALRKQLDALGFDSGTLCQQAGLDPQLMDDPNARYPLSATTRLWELAVQVSGDPAIGLRVSRFVSPTTFHALGYALVASGSLREVFERIVRYHQVVSDALELALIRGEDRYCFILKVPEGSPTPAPEAIDAFAAIYVRTCRNRLGRDYAPLAVYLRRPEPADPKQWHTVFRAPIHFGADEDRLEFALADFDSHLDDANPELAEHNETVLNRTLAQLKPLTWERKVRGAIEAQLPEGEPGAERIAQALHLSLRSLQRHLADEGCRFDTLLNECRENLALLHLRDPQCSLSEISYLLGFADTSSFSRAFKRWTGMTPGQFRDGMR
- a CDS encoding fatty acid desaturase, with translation MHGTSASPERLNAAQRSAHIREVVLARGVELRERYPLLKHQDALGAGILAFALAGMLGSAALYMTGHMAWWVCLLLNAFFASLTHELEHDLIHSMYFRKQRVPHNLMMGLVWLARPSTINPWIRRHLHLNHHKVSGSETDMEERAITNGEPWGIARLLMVGDNVMSAFIRLLRAKTRAHKFSIVKRTLKVYAPLALMHWGAWYLFLGFHAANGIAYLLGTSVEWSATTLSVMQVIDIAAVVIIGPNVLRTFCLHFISSNMHYYGDIEPGNVIQQTQVLNPWWMWPLQAFCFNFGSSHGIHHFVVKEPFYLRQMTVPVAHKVMREMGVRFNDFGTFARANRFVRKDEVQGGTVEGVRT
- a CDS encoding ABC transporter ATP-binding protein produces the protein MTAPIVSFNHVGKTFDVDGFELEAIHEFNLDIAEGEFVAIVGSSGCGKSTLLRLLVGLDTQFRGRISVDAKAISGIGGERGIVFQEHRLFPWLTVEENIGLGLVNEPLSAAQRQKRIGDFIELVGLTDFTRAYPHQLSGGMAQRVAIARGLVASPRILLLDEPFGALDALTRQQMQDELLAIRSRASITTVLVTHDVEEAIFLADRVVVMEPRPGRIKQVVEIALPHPRQRSSFDFHQLREELLHELTSNDHYQPPIPEQIRDLPLTFIAC
- a CDS encoding ABC transporter permease subunit is translated as MARVSLLSLPLAAPSLNARRLWPSLNQRLLPWLLPISLFTLWWLASRYHWMSEQILPAPSLVWSSAVELSGGELWSHLAISLQRLFWGLLTGIGAGAVFGAALGFSQRFERLVFPTFAALAQVPTLAWVPLFMVFFGIGEVLKLVVLIKAIVVPVTLHTLVGVRDAQPKLREAAAVLRLPPRLLIRRLILPAALPAFMAGVRLALAAGWTSLLAVELLASSEGIGYLMVWARQLFMLDIVFVCIVVIGVLGVAMDRGIGLLDRQLVHWPHPATAEIRRGPRYQGWQRLQSWLLPLALLTLWQVAVDQQWVDANILVSPWAVLQTTGHGLLDGTLLGGMALSLGRTLGGLALGGGLGFGLGLLLGLSSVSERLLGPTLAAIRQIAIFAWVPLLTAWFGLGELAKWVFVALAAFFPLFIATQRSVANLSPQLNEAAQVLRLSLGQRLRRLILPGAAPGIFAGLRLGLIYAWLGTIGAEYFMPSNGGIGSQMIGAQQLLRMDLIMAGMLLVGLTGALLNLIGQHIETRATRWRHV